The proteins below are encoded in one region of Triticum aestivum cultivar Chinese Spring chromosome 1B, IWGSC CS RefSeq v2.1, whole genome shotgun sequence:
- the LOC123132050 gene encoding cytochrome b-c1 complex subunit 9, mitochondrial, producing MGLWDAMYRVVMRRNGVYVTFVVAGAFAGERLVDYGVNKVWEMNNVGKRYQDISVLGQRPVEE from the exons ATGGGTCTCTGGGACGCCATGTACCGCGTGGTGATGCGCCGTAACGGCGTGTACGTCACCTTCGTCGTCGCCGGCGCCTTCGCTGGCGAGCGG CTGGTGGACTACGGCGTCAACAAGGTCTGGGAGATGAACAACGTCGGG AAACGGTATCAAGACATATCTGTTCTGGGGCAAAGGCCGGTTGAGGAGTGA